In Blastopirellula sp. J2-11, a single genomic region encodes these proteins:
- a CDS encoding DUF4159 domain-containing protein encodes MILKQKWIRWCTAMVVVAIITGVVFAQFGPGGRFGGRRGFRGSVPEIGAKNDWEIDEHFQHDAFRFARVKYNSYGWRDKWAVDFPESDLNLPHRLRELTSIEVHPQSVIVELTDEKLSDYPFLYLVEPGDMMLSDDEVRGLRRYLLNGGFLMVDDFWGEQEWDNFYQNIKRVFPDREPEELPLEHDIFHLVYDLQEKPMIISIGAWMGGRRTERPDAQEAHYKGIFDDKGRMMAIICHNTDLGDGWEEEGVDPTYFKEYSERFAYPLGINIITYAMTH; translated from the coding sequence ATGATCTTGAAACAAAAATGGATACGGTGGTGCACGGCGATGGTCGTCGTCGCAATCATCACTGGCGTCGTCTTTGCTCAATTTGGGCCAGGGGGACGATTTGGCGGCCGGCGGGGATTTCGTGGCAGTGTGCCCGAGATCGGAGCAAAGAATGACTGGGAAATCGACGAGCATTTCCAACACGACGCGTTCCGTTTTGCGCGGGTCAAATACAACTCATATGGGTGGCGCGACAAGTGGGCGGTCGACTTTCCTGAAAGCGATTTGAATTTACCTCACCGCTTGCGAGAACTGACTTCGATCGAGGTCCATCCCCAGAGCGTGATCGTCGAACTGACCGACGAAAAATTGTCAGACTATCCGTTTCTCTATCTGGTCGAACCGGGCGACATGATGCTGTCGGATGACGAAGTCCGCGGGCTACGCCGTTACCTGCTGAACGGCGGCTTTCTGATGGTGGATGACTTTTGGGGCGAGCAAGAGTGGGACAACTTCTATCAGAACATTAAGCGGGTCTTTCCGGATCGTGAGCCGGAAGAACTGCCGCTGGAGCATGACATTTTTCACCTCGTCTACGACCTGCAGGAAAAGCCGATGATCATCAGCATCGGCGCCTGGATGGGGGGACGACGAACCGAACGCCCCGACGCCCAGGAAGCGCACTACAAAGGCATCTTTGACGACAAAGGGCGAATGATGGCGATCATCTGCCACAACACCGACCTAGGGGACGGCTGGGAAGAAGAAGGAGTCGATCCGACCTACTTCAAAGAATACTCGGAGCGTTTCGCCTATCCCCTGGGAATCAACATCATTACCTACGCGATGACGCACTAA
- a CDS encoding BatA domain-containing protein — MSLLYGAFLLGALTIAAPLLFHLIRRTPKARYEFSSLMFLQPSPPRLTRRSRLDEWLLLLLRALAILLLAFAFTRPYFRTQAELSLSDAPQRHVAILVDRSASMRRGAVWEDAIAEVNAVIDDLEPTDEVSLFAFDEKLEMLVAPKNSDGFEQNQRRELVRNKLDELSPTWGASHLGTALLGVAERLEATDDLHQTHAALQIVLVGDMQAGSQLDALQTNQWPKAVRLEVHSVVPADVSNARVRLVESQEEDADGERVPRVRVRNVAGSQVEQFEVVWSDGVEDQSRPVSFYVPPGESLVLDVPLEISSSPSDRLLLRGDGPGLDFDNTFYQVPAVQEQIRLAYFGSDAENDSDQMRFYLSRAFGETPARKVEIEAVETATMPNWEFDAAPYFAVITQSLSAPQQDGVNQFLEQGGNALVVLSSDDMVREMGAWLGGVQPLPQVDQDRAAKDSYALLGHIDFQHPLFAPFAGARYNDFTKIRFWRHRQVSLDEVDGATVIARFSDDAPAVWSVQRGEGTLYVMSAGWSRSDSQLALSTKFLPLLSRWLELAAKGRLTSQSYVVNQPAPLPAARGKRVVRTPIGDEIGLTEQDNVFTATTIPGIYTLLDEDQETKFAVNVADRESETDPLDIQRLEQFDIALGAAPSQIAQLDQMRQLRDIELENRQKIWKWLIVAVLILLGIETWLAARRSRQPVQVTGDLA, encoded by the coding sequence ATGAGTTTACTCTACGGAGCATTTCTCCTGGGAGCGTTGACAATCGCGGCGCCGCTCTTGTTTCACTTGATCCGCCGGACTCCTAAAGCCCGTTACGAATTTAGTTCGTTGATGTTTCTTCAGCCGTCGCCGCCGCGGTTGACGCGACGGAGCCGATTGGACGAATGGTTGTTGCTGCTGTTGCGAGCGTTGGCGATCTTGCTGTTGGCGTTCGCCTTCACGCGACCTTACTTCCGCACTCAGGCCGAATTGTCACTCAGCGACGCGCCGCAGCGGCATGTCGCGATCCTGGTCGATCGCAGCGCCAGCATGCGCCGAGGCGCCGTCTGGGAGGATGCGATCGCCGAAGTGAATGCGGTGATTGACGATTTGGAACCGACCGACGAAGTCTCGTTGTTCGCTTTCGACGAAAAGTTGGAAATGCTCGTAGCGCCGAAAAATTCGGATGGTTTCGAGCAAAATCAACGTCGCGAGCTGGTTCGAAACAAATTGGACGAGCTATCGCCCACCTGGGGAGCGAGCCATTTAGGAACAGCATTGCTCGGTGTAGCCGAGCGATTGGAAGCAACCGACGATCTGCATCAAACGCACGCTGCGCTGCAAATAGTGCTGGTGGGCGACATGCAGGCCGGATCGCAGTTGGATGCGCTGCAGACCAACCAATGGCCAAAGGCGGTCCGCTTGGAAGTTCACAGCGTGGTTCCCGCCGACGTGTCGAACGCCCGCGTTCGTCTCGTCGAGTCGCAAGAGGAAGACGCCGACGGTGAGCGTGTTCCGCGTGTTCGCGTTCGAAACGTCGCCGGCTCTCAGGTGGAACAGTTTGAGGTAGTCTGGAGCGATGGCGTCGAAGATCAATCAAGGCCAGTTTCGTTTTACGTGCCGCCGGGCGAAAGTCTGGTCTTGGACGTTCCGTTGGAGATTAGCAGTTCGCCATCAGACCGATTGCTGCTACGCGGCGACGGACCGGGGCTCGATTTTGACAACACCTTTTATCAAGTCCCTGCGGTTCAGGAACAAATCCGCCTAGCCTATTTTGGCTCCGACGCCGAAAATGACTCAGACCAAATGCGGTTCTATCTTAGCCGAGCCTTTGGCGAAACGCCTGCTCGCAAAGTGGAAATCGAAGCCGTTGAAACCGCAACCATGCCAAACTGGGAATTTGACGCGGCGCCGTACTTCGCGGTGATCACTCAATCACTAAGTGCGCCGCAACAAGATGGGGTCAACCAGTTTCTAGAGCAAGGAGGAAACGCACTGGTCGTACTCAGCAGCGACGACATGGTCCGTGAAATGGGAGCCTGGTTAGGTGGTGTCCAGCCCTTACCGCAGGTCGACCAGGATCGCGCGGCGAAAGATTCCTACGCCCTCTTGGGACATATTGATTTCCAGCATCCGCTGTTCGCTCCGTTTGCAGGCGCCCGCTATAACGATTTTACGAAGATTCGTTTCTGGCGACATCGCCAGGTAAGTCTGGACGAAGTCGACGGCGCCACCGTTATCGCGCGGTTCAGTGATGATGCGCCTGCGGTCTGGTCGGTTCAGCGCGGAGAGGGAACGTTGTACGTTATGAGCGCCGGTTGGAGCCGCAGCGACAGCCAGTTGGCGCTGTCCACCAAGTTTTTACCGCTGCTCTCTCGTTGGTTAGAACTAGCCGCCAAGGGGCGTCTCACATCGCAGTCGTACGTTGTCAATCAACCGGCGCCGCTGCCTGCCGCCCGCGGAAAACGAGTTGTGCGAACGCCTATTGGTGACGAGATTGGATTGACCGAGCAGGACAACGTGTTCACCGCGACCACAATTCCCGGCATCTACACGCTGCTTGACGAAGACCAGGAAACCAAGTTCGCGGTCAATGTCGCTGATCGCGAAAGTGAAACGGATCCGCTCGACATTCAGCGGCTTGAGCAGTTTGATATTGCGTTGGGCGCGGCGCCCTCGCAAATCGCGCAGCTCGATCAGATGCGACAACTTCGCGATATTGAACTTGAAAACCGTCAGAAGATCTGGAAGTGGCTCATCGTCGCCGTATTGATCCTGCTGGGGATCGAAACATGGCTCGCAGCGCGTCGAAGTCGTCAACCTGTTCAGGTCACGGGAGACCTCGCATGA
- a CDS encoding DUF58 domain-containing protein, giving the protein MSSASIPIENATNTGSGQKKSSFIDPGSLMRMKNLELRARAIVEGFLSGLHRSPYHGFSVEFTEYRQYSPGDDPRYLDWKLFARSDRYFIKCFEDETNLRCHLLVDLSRSMTYGTVGYNKADYAKTAAATIAYFLSLQRDAVGLLTFDESIVDLIPPRFRPGHIHQLMMSLERAPTGTATNLEKPLEQVAATVVKRGVVVLISDLLAPIGSLQKNLSYLRTRGHEVILLRVLDPREIDFRFDKPAMFHDIESGRDLYIDPDAARENYLSAFQEHSGAVQTICNQLGIELHPISIDRPLELILFDLLADRMKRGRGSVRQRRPAGGSS; this is encoded by the coding sequence ATGAGCAGCGCATCAATTCCAATCGAGAACGCAACCAACACCGGATCGGGACAAAAAAAGTCTTCGTTCATTGATCCCGGTTCGCTGATGCGGATGAAGAACCTCGAGCTTCGCGCACGAGCGATTGTCGAAGGTTTCTTATCGGGGCTACATCGTTCTCCCTATCACGGATTTTCGGTTGAATTTACAGAGTATCGCCAATACTCGCCCGGAGACGATCCGCGTTATCTTGACTGGAAGCTATTCGCTCGGTCCGATCGATATTTCATCAAGTGTTTTGAGGACGAGACCAATCTCCGCTGCCATTTACTTGTCGATCTCAGTCGTTCGATGACCTACGGCACTGTTGGCTACAACAAAGCCGATTACGCGAAGACGGCCGCGGCGACAATCGCCTACTTCCTCTCGCTGCAGCGTGACGCGGTTGGTTTGCTGACTTTCGACGAGTCGATTGTCGATCTGATCCCTCCCCGGTTTCGTCCCGGGCACATCCATCAGTTGATGATGAGTCTGGAACGCGCGCCCACCGGCACGGCGACCAATCTTGAGAAACCGCTGGAACAGGTCGCCGCGACCGTCGTGAAGCGGGGAGTCGTCGTCTTGATCTCGGACTTGCTGGCGCCGATTGGATCGCTCCAGAAGAATCTCAGTTATCTACGGACGCGCGGACACGAAGTTATCCTTTTACGCGTGTTGGATCCGCGAGAAATCGATTTTCGCTTCGATAAGCCGGCGATGTTCCACGATATCGAATCGGGACGAGATCTTTACATTGATCCCGACGCCGCGCGAGAAAACTATCTGTCGGCGTTTCAAGAGCATTCCGGCGCGGTGCAGACGATTTGCAATCAGTTAGGAATCGAATTGCATCCAATCTCGATCGATCGACCGCTCGAATTGATCCTCTTTGATCTGCTCGCCGATCGCATGAAACGAGGTCGTGGATCCGTTCGGCAGAGAAGGCCGGCCGGAGGCTCGTCATGA
- a CDS encoding AAA family ATPase, with translation MSTETEAYAAEQQAVEQIRVGRERILAELSKAVIGQQEVIDQLLLCLFAGGHCLITGAPGLAKTLLVNSISQIFDLEFRRIQFTPDLMPADITGTEILEETHDGKRKLQFARGPIFANVILADEINRTPPKTQAALLEAMQEHQVTAAGVRYPLEEPFFVLATQNPIEMEGTYPLPEAQLDRFMFNIWMDYLPEDDEVAVVSQTTSRSNEPISSLFSGEDVLRFHRVVKKTPIAENLVRYAVRLADASRPGRASTPDFVNDWVTWGAGLRAAQYLVLGAKARALLLGRPHVAVEDIKALAHVTLRHRILIGYRAEAEGVTVEKVIDKLLKTIPVPGA, from the coding sequence GTGAGTACCGAGACCGAAGCTTACGCCGCCGAGCAACAGGCGGTCGAGCAGATCCGAGTCGGCCGTGAACGAATTTTGGCGGAGTTGTCAAAGGCGGTCATCGGGCAGCAGGAAGTGATCGACCAATTGCTGCTTTGCCTATTCGCCGGCGGACACTGCTTGATTACCGGCGCGCCGGGCTTGGCGAAGACGCTGCTCGTCAATTCAATCTCGCAAATCTTCGACCTTGAGTTTCGACGGATTCAATTTACGCCAGACTTGATGCCGGCCGATATCACCGGCACCGAAATTCTGGAGGAGACGCACGACGGCAAGCGAAAGTTGCAGTTCGCCAGAGGCCCGATTTTCGCTAACGTAATTCTCGCCGATGAAATCAATCGAACCCCGCCGAAGACTCAGGCAGCGCTGTTGGAAGCGATGCAGGAACACCAAGTGACCGCGGCCGGCGTCCGTTATCCGTTGGAAGAACCTTTCTTCGTGCTGGCGACGCAGAACCCGATCGAGATGGAGGGAACCTACCCGCTTCCAGAAGCGCAGCTCGATCGCTTTATGTTCAATATCTGGATGGACTATCTGCCCGAAGATGACGAAGTTGCGGTTGTTAGCCAAACCACGTCGCGCAGTAACGAGCCGATCAGTTCGCTCTTTTCCGGTGAGGACGTCTTACGGTTTCATCGTGTGGTCAAAAAAACGCCGATTGCCGAAAACCTGGTGCGCTATGCGGTTCGGCTTGCGGATGCGTCCAGGCCCGGACGTGCGTCGACGCCTGATTTTGTAAACGATTGGGTCACCTGGGGCGCCGGATTGCGTGCGGCACAGTATCTAGTGCTAGGAGCAAAGGCGCGAGCTTTGCTCCTCGGTCGTCCGCATGTCGCCGTCGAAGATATCAAGGCGCTGGCGCATGTTACCTTGCGACACCGGATTCTCATCGGCTATCGCGCCGAAGCCGAAGGAGTCACGGTTGAGAAAGTGATCGATAAATTACTGAAAACCATTCCAGTGCCGGGGGCTTGA
- a CDS encoding DUF4175 family protein has protein sequence MMDRQLKGQLQCVGQRVRAFRIWCGVGIVLFSVAILLGVVYGISKYYGLVVEGVVPIAMISAVFGSLVAMAIGIGSGRNMRRLAHQIEARFPQLNSALLTAVEQDPHISPQGLGYLQRAVVDKTLHHALRHDWRTLISRAQMGMARCLAMSGFLLLIVAVVALQRLNVDLIAKNPDATLQFGDVVLSGTQYEASIEPGDTEVEKGTSLLVLARFADRLPPDATLQYTSLDGQENSVAMSQSLDDPLFGGRIAAVTETLHYRVIFGDQVTSDYTVTVFEYPQLLQADAKLVFPSYTGQAEKLVQDTRRVSAVEGTELTIACRVNKPLASAQFMEETKEGTEPLALLPDPTDPLTYTVSFDVDRSRQLMLRLTDGAGRTNKHPADFRIVMIANRPPDIKLAQPSRDIEVSPIEEVDLAASAWDDFGLKRVGVSYSIPGKLEREVLLGEEFPTKERIQAEHLLAFEELGAEPDQLLSWYFWAEDIGPSGESRRTSSDLFFAEVRPFEEVFRQGEQPPAGSQQQQQQQGGQNAEQAQELAELQKQIINATWKVIRRETREQPTSQYSGDLQLLVESQQEALAQVAELEQNLQDPQSLEHVEQVKKSMLQAISTLETAASGPKIAELQSALGHEQAAYQSLLRLRAREHEVVESSQSQQSSQSQQSQSSRSQQQLQQLQLREDENRYAQQEQAQTEQQQEAREDRQILNRLKELSQRQNDLNERIKEQQGALEAAETAEERAEAERQLKRLREEQEEILRDTEELQQRMQEPENQERMAEERQQLEQARENVRQSVDALQEQMVTQAANAGTRAQSELNELQDEFQKRSSGEFQQEVRDLQQQAEELVQEEEKLAEQLEQLRSGGKEEDNSLRDSGQREETQSQLAEQQQRLEQLLNQMRETIEAAEDSQPLLAEKLYESIRDTRMTDPQKALDAAESSLRRGFLDDSIRQEEQARESIGQLAEGVQQAAEQILGDETETLRRALRELEQLNEELEGELARAEGREPNQPGQNPGQQPSPEAQESGEPGQQPGQQPGQQPGQQPGQQPGQQPGQQPGQQPGQQPGQQPGQQPGQGQPGQGQPGSPSDSQQSRGGAQGASAGSGLDRFLQQGGFQPTSPFSGDDFIDWSDRLRDVEEIVDDPQLRAEAARIRDEAREIRREIKGQSEAPQWDIIQEKISKPLTRLQNRVAEELLKRTADDARVPIDKDPVPSQYEDAVRRYYERLGSSE, from the coding sequence ATGATGGATCGTCAACTCAAAGGCCAGCTGCAATGCGTCGGCCAGCGGGTCCGGGCATTTCGCATCTGGTGCGGCGTGGGGATCGTCCTCTTTTCGGTCGCGATTCTATTAGGCGTCGTGTATGGGATCAGCAAATACTACGGCCTGGTCGTGGAAGGAGTGGTTCCGATTGCCATGATCTCCGCGGTGTTTGGATCGTTGGTCGCGATGGCCATCGGCATCGGATCAGGGCGAAACATGCGCCGCTTGGCGCACCAGATTGAAGCGCGGTTCCCGCAACTCAACTCGGCCTTGTTGACCGCGGTCGAACAAGATCCTCACATTTCGCCCCAAGGGCTGGGCTATCTCCAGCGCGCCGTCGTGGATAAGACGCTGCATCATGCGCTGCGTCACGACTGGCGAACCTTAATTTCCCGCGCCCAGATGGGGATGGCGCGCTGTTTGGCGATGAGCGGATTTTTACTGTTGATCGTCGCAGTCGTCGCCCTTCAACGGCTTAACGTTGACCTGATTGCGAAGAATCCCGACGCAACTCTCCAGTTTGGCGACGTGGTGCTGAGCGGAACCCAATACGAAGCGAGTATTGAGCCTGGCGATACCGAAGTCGAAAAGGGGACCAGTCTGTTGGTGCTTGCGCGGTTCGCCGATCGTTTGCCGCCGGATGCGACCCTTCAATATACGTCACTCGACGGCCAAGAGAATTCCGTCGCGATGTCGCAGTCGCTGGATGATCCGCTGTTCGGCGGACGAATCGCAGCTGTCACCGAGACGCTGCACTATCGCGTCATCTTCGGCGATCAAGTCACCTCCGATTATACGGTGACGGTCTTTGAGTATCCGCAACTGCTTCAGGCCGACGCCAAGCTCGTCTTTCCCAGCTACACCGGTCAGGCCGAAAAATTGGTGCAAGATACGCGCCGCGTTTCGGCGGTCGAAGGGACCGAGTTGACCATTGCATGTCGCGTGAACAAACCGCTGGCCAGCGCCCAGTTTATGGAAGAGACGAAAGAAGGAACAGAACCCCTCGCGCTTCTGCCCGATCCGACCGATCCGCTGACTTACACGGTATCATTCGACGTCGACAGGTCCCGCCAGCTGATGCTGCGTTTGACCGATGGCGCCGGCCGAACCAACAAGCATCCCGCCGACTTTCGCATCGTCATGATTGCGAATCGCCCTCCCGATATTAAGCTGGCTCAGCCGTCGCGCGATATCGAGGTTTCCCCGATCGAAGAAGTCGATCTGGCCGCTTCGGCATGGGACGACTTTGGTCTCAAGCGGGTCGGCGTCAGCTATTCGATCCCCGGCAAGCTGGAGCGGGAGGTGCTGCTCGGGGAAGAGTTCCCGACGAAAGAACGGATCCAGGCCGAACACCTGTTAGCTTTCGAGGAGTTGGGCGCCGAACCGGATCAGCTTCTCTCGTGGTACTTCTGGGCCGAAGATATTGGTCCTAGCGGCGAGAGTCGCCGAACGTCCAGCGATCTCTTCTTCGCCGAAGTCCGTCCCTTCGAGGAAGTCTTTCGCCAGGGAGAACAACCTCCTGCAGGCTCGCAGCAACAGCAGCAACAACAAGGGGGTCAGAACGCCGAGCAGGCGCAAGAGCTGGCCGAACTACAAAAGCAAATCATCAACGCGACCTGGAAAGTGATTCGCCGTGAGACTCGCGAGCAACCGACTTCCCAGTATAGCGGCGACCTCCAACTGCTGGTCGAATCGCAGCAAGAGGCGCTCGCTCAAGTCGCCGAGTTAGAGCAGAACCTGCAAGATCCGCAGTCGCTCGAACATGTGGAGCAGGTCAAAAAGTCGATGCTGCAAGCGATTTCTACACTAGAAACGGCAGCCAGCGGACCCAAAATTGCTGAACTTCAGTCGGCGCTCGGCCACGAACAAGCCGCTTATCAAAGCTTGCTGCGCCTGCGAGCCCGCGAACATGAGGTCGTCGAGTCGAGCCAATCGCAGCAATCGAGTCAGTCTCAGCAATCGCAGAGCAGCCGTTCACAACAACAACTGCAGCAATTGCAACTTCGCGAAGACGAAAATCGCTATGCTCAGCAAGAGCAAGCCCAAACCGAGCAGCAACAAGAGGCCCGCGAAGATCGGCAGATCTTGAACCGGTTGAAGGAACTTTCCCAACGTCAAAACGATCTCAACGAGCGGATCAAAGAGCAGCAAGGGGCGCTCGAAGCGGCCGAAACCGCAGAAGAGCGAGCCGAGGCTGAGCGACAGCTGAAACGCTTGCGGGAAGAACAAGAAGAGATTCTCCGCGATACCGAAGAGTTGCAGCAGCGGATGCAGGAGCCTGAGAATCAAGAGCGAATGGCCGAAGAGCGTCAGCAATTGGAACAGGCGCGGGAAAACGTCCGGCAATCAGTTGATGCGTTGCAAGAACAAATGGTCACCCAGGCCGCTAACGCCGGAACTCGCGCACAGAGCGAACTCAACGAACTACAAGACGAATTTCAGAAGAGATCTTCCGGAGAATTTCAACAAGAGGTCCGCGATCTGCAGCAGCAAGCGGAAGAACTAGTGCAGGAAGAAGAAAAACTGGCCGAGCAGCTCGAACAACTTCGTAGCGGCGGTAAGGAAGAGGACAACTCGCTCCGTGATTCTGGTCAACGTGAAGAGACGCAATCGCAACTCGCCGAACAACAGCAGCGGCTGGAGCAGTTGTTGAACCAGATGCGGGAAACGATCGAAGCAGCTGAGGATTCGCAACCACTGCTGGCCGAAAAGCTGTACGAATCGATCCGCGACACCCGCATGACAGATCCGCAGAAAGCGCTCGACGCCGCCGAGTCTTCGCTGCGACGCGGATTTTTAGACGACTCGATTCGGCAGGAAGAGCAAGCGCGGGAGAGCATCGGTCAACTTGCCGAAGGAGTCCAACAGGCCGCCGAGCAGATCCTAGGGGACGAGACCGAAACGCTACGTCGAGCACTGCGTGAACTGGAGCAATTGAACGAAGAGCTCGAAGGAGAACTCGCCCGCGCGGAAGGACGCGAACCCAACCAACCCGGCCAGAATCCAGGGCAACAACCATCGCCAGAGGCTCAAGAATCTGGTGAGCCAGGTCAACAACCAGGTCAACAACCAGGTCAACAACCAGGGCAACAACCAGGGCAACAACCAGGGCAACAACCAGGGCAACAACCAGGGCAACAACCAGGGCAACAACCAGGGCAACAACCAGGGCAACAACCAGGGCAAGGTCAGCCAGGGCAAGGTCAGCCAGGCAGTCCTTCGGACTCGCAACAGAGCCGAGGCGGCGCTCAGGGCGCATCGGCGGGCAGCGGTCTGGATCGGTTCTTGCAGCAGGGGGGCTTTCAGCCGACTTCGCCTTTCTCGGGCGATGATTTCATCGACTGGTCCGATCGGCTTCGTGATGTCGAAGAGATCGTTGACGATCCGCAGCTCCGAGCGGAAGCGGCTCGCATTCGGGATGAAGCCCGCGAGATTCGCCGCGAAATCAAAGGCCAATCCGAGGCGCCGCAGTGGGATATCATCCAGGAGAAAATCTCCAAACCGTTGACCCGACTCCAAAACCGAGTTGCGGAAGAACTACTCAAGCGAACTGCCGACGACGCCAGGGTTCCGATCGACAAGGATCCTGTCCCCTCGCAATACGAAGATGCCGTTCGTCGCTATTACGAACGCTTGGGGAGCAGTGAATGA